A single genomic interval of Anopheles darlingi chromosome X, idAnoDarlMG_H_01, whole genome shotgun sequence harbors:
- the LOC125953180 gene encoding E3 ubiquitin-protein ligase Nedd-4-like isoform X1: MAAGFEEYGYLASSNGQYSDDSACARLRIRVIAGSQLAKKDIFGASDPYVRIDLNTIVGDEIIDSVLTKTKKKTLHPQWNEEFIFRVKPHEHKLVLQVFDENRLTRDDFLGMVELTLGDLPKEGEEQPSAPNTVRYPLRPRSARSKVRGFLDLYHSYIQDQSTCNETDWELIDSTRSEPTLAAQETDGGDSPRVADTLPTGWEERQDANGRTYYVNHVARSTQWERPTAISSQATAENDMDVAFQRRVHISVDDNVTMRSCGTDGCGSSASSSTVSLITEREVQPGNATEQDVVLRRESATTRQRPNVAAGCPPLLPAALVRRSTRPASTPHGALLDRSSRYRRATTASLAIPIPFPGGSRPPRIGIECAGLPRCIEKVQEGENGTQGQSGHGNADGRSSSRSSLGSASSLRLAAAQPQRTEGGPEPDDDVVDGGVGVVQRTAVLPSSSSNSVSNNSNNNIVTANSNNASASGGSSSSTSSSNNTPNNNNNNNNNNNDLSDDRSSTRSSTSNENDSSSSSSPAGGAVMLPAGWSMQLAPNGRVFFIDHNERKTSWVDPRTGRASPMPNSGGGGSGGGGGGAGGSSGGSGSDAHKPEDGLAPLPEGWEERVHTDGRIFFIDHNTRTTQWEDPRLSIPNIAGQAVPYSRDYKRKYEYLKTQLRKPQNVPNKIEIKVRRASILEDSYRIINSITKVDLLKTKLWIEFEGEAGLDYGGLAREWFYLLSKEMFNPYYGLFEYSAMDNYTLQINPFSGLCNEDHLHYFRFIGRVAGMAVYHGKLLDAFFIRPFYKMMLQKAIELKDMESVDMEYYNSLLWIKENDPSELALTFCLDEETFGYTSQRELKPNGAEIEVTNENKDEYIRLVIQWRFVSRVQDQMQAFLDGFGSLVPLNLLKIFDENELELLMCGIQSIDVKDWKRNTLYKGDYYPNHVIVQWFWRAVLSFSNEMRARLLQFVTGTSRVPMNGFKELYGSNGPQMFTIEKWGTPENYPRAHTCFNRLDLPPYESYLQLKDRLVKAVEGSQGFAGVD, encoded by the exons ATGGCCGCGGGCTTCGAGGAGTATGGCTATCTGGCCTCATCCAATGGACAGTAT AGTGACGATAGTGCCTGTGCACGGTTACGGATCCGGGTGATAGCCGGCTCGCAGCTGGCCAAGAAGGACATCTTCGGAGCGAG CGACCCGTACGTGCGTATTGACTTGAACACCATCGTCGGCGACGAGATCATCGATTCCGTGCTGaccaagacgaagaagaaaacactGCACCCGCAATGGAACGAGGAGTTTATCTTTCGCGTCAAACCTCACGAGCACAAGCTTGTGCTGCAGGTGTTCGACGAGAACCGGCTGACGCGGGACGACTTTCTCGGCATGGTCGAACTGACGCTCGGTGATCTGCCCAAGGAAGGCGAGGAGCAGCCATCCGCACCGAACACGGTGCGATATCCGCTCCGGCCGCGCAG TGCCCGGTCGAAAGTTCGAGGATTCCTAGATCTCTACCACTCTTACATACAGGATCAGAGCACCTGCAACGAGACTGACTGGGAGTTGATTGACTCCACCCGCTCGGAACCTACG CTGGCCGCCCAGGAGACGGATGGTGGCGATAGTCCCCGCGTAGCCGACACACTGCCGACTGGCTGGGAGGAGCGACAAGATGCGAACGGGCGCACCTACTACGTCAATCatgtcgctcgctcgacgcAATGGGAGCGTCCGACGGCGAT ctCATCGCAAGCAACGGCCGAGAACGACATGGATGTGGCCTTCCAGCGGCGAGTACATATTAGCGTAGATGATAACGTAACG ATGCGCAGCTGCGGCACCGACGGATGCGGTAGCTCCGCCTCATCTTCCACCGTCAGCTTGATCACTGAAAGAGAAGTGCAGCCAGGCAATGCCACTGAGCAGGATGTGGTGCTGCGTCGCGAGTCCGCGACGACACGCCAACGGCCAAACGTGGCAGCTGGCTGTCCGCCGCTGCTCCCGGCCGCGCTCGTTCGCCGCTCGACACGACCTGCATCTACCCCGCATGGTGCCCTACTCGATCGGAGCAG TCGCTATCGGCGAGCCACCACCGCGAGTTTAGCCATTCCAATTCCGTTTCCCGGCGGTTCCAGGCCGCCCCGGATAGGCATCGAGTGTGCAGGGCTGCCCCGATGTATCGAAAAAGTTCAG GAAGGAGAGAATGGTACGCAAGGACAGTCGGGGCACGGAAACGCAGATGGTCGTTCGTCCAGCCGATCGTCACTGGGTAGCGCTAGTAGCCTTCGACTGGCAGCAGCGCAGCCCCAGCGCACCGAGGGAGGACCAGAaccagacgacgacgtcgtagatggtggtgtcggtgtggtGCAGCGAACTGCTGTACTGCcgtccagtagcagcaacagcgtgagcaacaacagcaataacaacatcGTCACTGCGAACAGTAACAACGCTAGCGctagcggtggcagcagtagtagcaccagcagcagcaacaacacccccaacaacaacaataacaacaacaataacaacaatgaCCTGAGTGATGACCGGTCCTCGACACGCTCGTCCACGTCGAACGAGAACGATTCGTCGTCGAGCAGCAGTCCGGCGGGTGGGGCAGTCATGCTGCCGGCCGGCTGGTCCATGCAGCTCGCTCCGAACGGGCGCGTCTTCTTCATTGACCACAACGAGCGGAAAACTTCGTGGGTCGATCCGCGCACCGGCCGTGCAAGCCCAATGCCCaacagtggtggcggtggtagcggtggtggtggtggtggagccggCGGCAGTTCCGGTGGTTCGGGGAGCGATGCGCACAAACCGGAGGACGGTCTCGCCCCGTTACCCGAGGGCTGGGAGGAGCGGGTGCATACGGATGGGCGTATCTTCTTCATCGATCACA ACACGCGTACCACTCAATGGGAGGATCCACGACTTTCGATACCGAACATAGCGGGCCAGGCCGTACCGTACTCGAGGGACTATAAGCGGAAGTACGAATATCTCAAAACACAGCTGCGAAAACCG caaaatGTGCCGAACAAGATCGAAATCAAGGTACGGCGGGCCTCGATACTGGAGGACTCGTACCGGATCATTAACTCCATCACCAAGGTGGATCTACTGAAGACGAAGCTGTGGATAGAGTTCGAAGGCGAGGCGGGCTTAGATTATGGTGGTTTAGCCCGCGAATGGTTCTACCTGCTGTCGAAGGAGATGTTCAACCCGTACTACGGTCTGTTTGAGTACTCGGCCATGGACAACTACACCCTGCAGATCAACCCGTTCAGCGGCCTATGCAACGAGGATCATCTGCATTACTTCCG gttcATTGGCCGGGTGGCCGGTATGGCCGTATATCATGGCAAGCTGCTGGACGCGTTCTTCATTCGGCCGTTCTACAAAATGATGCTGCAAAAGGCGATCGAGCTGAAGGACATGGAGTCGGTTGACATGGAGTACTACAACTCGTTGCTGTGGATCAAGGAGAACGACCCCAGTGAGCTGGCGCTGACATTCTGCCTGGACGAGGAAACGTTCGGCTACACGAGCCAACGAGAACTGAAGCCGAACGGGGCCGAGATCGAAGTGACGAACGAGAACAAGGACGAGTACATACGGCTCGTCATCCAGTGGCGGTTCGTGTCGCGCGTTCAGGACCAGATGCAGGCTTTCCTCGATGGCTTCGGCTCGCTCGTGCCACTCAACCTGCTCAAGATCTTCGATGAGAacgagctcgagctgctgaTGTGCGGTATCCAGAGTATTGACGTGAAGGACTGGAAGCGCAACACGCTGTACAAGGGCGACTACTATCCGAATCACGTGATCGTACAGTGGTTCTGGCGCGCCGTCCTCTCCTTTTCGAACGAAATGCGTGCCCGACTGCTACAGTTCGTCACGGGCACCTCGCGCGTACCGATGAACGGCTTCAAGGAGCTGTACGGTTCGAACGGGCCGCAAATGTTCACCATCGAGAAGTGGGGCACCCCCGAAAACTATCCCCGTGCGCACACATG CTTCAATCGACTTGATCTACCGCCATATGAAAGCTACCTGCAGCTGAAGGATCGTCTGGTGAAGGCAGTGGAAGGCAGCCAGGGCTTTGCCGGTGTGGACTGA
- the LOC125953180 gene encoding E3 ubiquitin-protein ligase Nedd-4-like isoform X2 gives MAAGFEEYGYLASSNGQYSDDSACARLRIRVIAGSQLAKKDIFGASDPYVRIDLNTIVGDEIIDSVLTKTKKKTLHPQWNEEFIFRVKPHEHKLVLQVFDENRLTRDDFLGMVELTLGDLPKEGEEQPSAPNTVRYPLRPRSARSKVRGFLDLYHSYIQDQSTCNETDWELIDSTRSEPTLAAQETDGGDSPRVADTLPTGWEERQDANGRTYYVNHVARSTQWERPTAISSQATAENDMDVAFQRRVHISVDDNVTEGENGTQGQSGHGNADGRSSSRSSLGSASSLRLAAAQPQRTEGGPEPDDDVVDGGVGVVQRTAVLPSSSSNSVSNNSNNNIVTANSNNASASGGSSSSTSSSNNTPNNNNNNNNNNNDLSDDRSSTRSSTSNENDSSSSSSPAGGAVMLPAGWSMQLAPNGRVFFIDHNERKTSWVDPRTGRASPMPNSGGGGSGGGGGGAGGSSGGSGSDAHKPEDGLAPLPEGWEERVHTDGRIFFIDHNTRTTQWEDPRLSIPNIAGQAVPYSRDYKRKYEYLKTQLRKPQNVPNKIEIKVRRASILEDSYRIINSITKVDLLKTKLWIEFEGEAGLDYGGLAREWFYLLSKEMFNPYYGLFEYSAMDNYTLQINPFSGLCNEDHLHYFRFIGRVAGMAVYHGKLLDAFFIRPFYKMMLQKAIELKDMESVDMEYYNSLLWIKENDPSELALTFCLDEETFGYTSQRELKPNGAEIEVTNENKDEYIRLVIQWRFVSRVQDQMQAFLDGFGSLVPLNLLKIFDENELELLMCGIQSIDVKDWKRNTLYKGDYYPNHVIVQWFWRAVLSFSNEMRARLLQFVTGTSRVPMNGFKELYGSNGPQMFTIEKWGTPENYPRAHTCFNRLDLPPYESYLQLKDRLVKAVEGSQGFAGVD, from the exons ATGGCCGCGGGCTTCGAGGAGTATGGCTATCTGGCCTCATCCAATGGACAGTAT AGTGACGATAGTGCCTGTGCACGGTTACGGATCCGGGTGATAGCCGGCTCGCAGCTGGCCAAGAAGGACATCTTCGGAGCGAG CGACCCGTACGTGCGTATTGACTTGAACACCATCGTCGGCGACGAGATCATCGATTCCGTGCTGaccaagacgaagaagaaaacactGCACCCGCAATGGAACGAGGAGTTTATCTTTCGCGTCAAACCTCACGAGCACAAGCTTGTGCTGCAGGTGTTCGACGAGAACCGGCTGACGCGGGACGACTTTCTCGGCATGGTCGAACTGACGCTCGGTGATCTGCCCAAGGAAGGCGAGGAGCAGCCATCCGCACCGAACACGGTGCGATATCCGCTCCGGCCGCGCAG TGCCCGGTCGAAAGTTCGAGGATTCCTAGATCTCTACCACTCTTACATACAGGATCAGAGCACCTGCAACGAGACTGACTGGGAGTTGATTGACTCCACCCGCTCGGAACCTACG CTGGCCGCCCAGGAGACGGATGGTGGCGATAGTCCCCGCGTAGCCGACACACTGCCGACTGGCTGGGAGGAGCGACAAGATGCGAACGGGCGCACCTACTACGTCAATCatgtcgctcgctcgacgcAATGGGAGCGTCCGACGGCGAT ctCATCGCAAGCAACGGCCGAGAACGACATGGATGTGGCCTTCCAGCGGCGAGTACATATTAGCGTAGATGATAACGTAACG GAAGGAGAGAATGGTACGCAAGGACAGTCGGGGCACGGAAACGCAGATGGTCGTTCGTCCAGCCGATCGTCACTGGGTAGCGCTAGTAGCCTTCGACTGGCAGCAGCGCAGCCCCAGCGCACCGAGGGAGGACCAGAaccagacgacgacgtcgtagatggtggtgtcggtgtggtGCAGCGAACTGCTGTACTGCcgtccagtagcagcaacagcgtgagcaacaacagcaataacaacatcGTCACTGCGAACAGTAACAACGCTAGCGctagcggtggcagcagtagtagcaccagcagcagcaacaacacccccaacaacaacaataacaacaacaataacaacaatgaCCTGAGTGATGACCGGTCCTCGACACGCTCGTCCACGTCGAACGAGAACGATTCGTCGTCGAGCAGCAGTCCGGCGGGTGGGGCAGTCATGCTGCCGGCCGGCTGGTCCATGCAGCTCGCTCCGAACGGGCGCGTCTTCTTCATTGACCACAACGAGCGGAAAACTTCGTGGGTCGATCCGCGCACCGGCCGTGCAAGCCCAATGCCCaacagtggtggcggtggtagcggtggtggtggtggtggagccggCGGCAGTTCCGGTGGTTCGGGGAGCGATGCGCACAAACCGGAGGACGGTCTCGCCCCGTTACCCGAGGGCTGGGAGGAGCGGGTGCATACGGATGGGCGTATCTTCTTCATCGATCACA ACACGCGTACCACTCAATGGGAGGATCCACGACTTTCGATACCGAACATAGCGGGCCAGGCCGTACCGTACTCGAGGGACTATAAGCGGAAGTACGAATATCTCAAAACACAGCTGCGAAAACCG caaaatGTGCCGAACAAGATCGAAATCAAGGTACGGCGGGCCTCGATACTGGAGGACTCGTACCGGATCATTAACTCCATCACCAAGGTGGATCTACTGAAGACGAAGCTGTGGATAGAGTTCGAAGGCGAGGCGGGCTTAGATTATGGTGGTTTAGCCCGCGAATGGTTCTACCTGCTGTCGAAGGAGATGTTCAACCCGTACTACGGTCTGTTTGAGTACTCGGCCATGGACAACTACACCCTGCAGATCAACCCGTTCAGCGGCCTATGCAACGAGGATCATCTGCATTACTTCCG gttcATTGGCCGGGTGGCCGGTATGGCCGTATATCATGGCAAGCTGCTGGACGCGTTCTTCATTCGGCCGTTCTACAAAATGATGCTGCAAAAGGCGATCGAGCTGAAGGACATGGAGTCGGTTGACATGGAGTACTACAACTCGTTGCTGTGGATCAAGGAGAACGACCCCAGTGAGCTGGCGCTGACATTCTGCCTGGACGAGGAAACGTTCGGCTACACGAGCCAACGAGAACTGAAGCCGAACGGGGCCGAGATCGAAGTGACGAACGAGAACAAGGACGAGTACATACGGCTCGTCATCCAGTGGCGGTTCGTGTCGCGCGTTCAGGACCAGATGCAGGCTTTCCTCGATGGCTTCGGCTCGCTCGTGCCACTCAACCTGCTCAAGATCTTCGATGAGAacgagctcgagctgctgaTGTGCGGTATCCAGAGTATTGACGTGAAGGACTGGAAGCGCAACACGCTGTACAAGGGCGACTACTATCCGAATCACGTGATCGTACAGTGGTTCTGGCGCGCCGTCCTCTCCTTTTCGAACGAAATGCGTGCCCGACTGCTACAGTTCGTCACGGGCACCTCGCGCGTACCGATGAACGGCTTCAAGGAGCTGTACGGTTCGAACGGGCCGCAAATGTTCACCATCGAGAAGTGGGGCACCCCCGAAAACTATCCCCGTGCGCACACATG CTTCAATCGACTTGATCTACCGCCATATGAAAGCTACCTGCAGCTGAAGGATCGTCTGGTGAAGGCAGTGGAAGGCAGCCAGGGCTTTGCCGGTGTGGACTGA
- the LOC125953180 gene encoding E3 ubiquitin-protein ligase Nedd-4-like isoform X3, with protein sequence MLSARSKVRGFLDLYHSYIQDQSTCNETDWELIDSTRSEPTLAAQETDGGDSPRVADTLPTGWEERQDANGRTYYVNHVARSTQWERPTAISSQATAENDMDVAFQRRVHISVDDNVTMRSCGTDGCGSSASSSTVSLITEREVQPGNATEQDVVLRRESATTRQRPNVAAGCPPLLPAALVRRSTRPASTPHGALLDRSSRYRRATTASLAIPIPFPGGSRPPRIGIECAGLPRCIEKVQEGENGTQGQSGHGNADGRSSSRSSLGSASSLRLAAAQPQRTEGGPEPDDDVVDGGVGVVQRTAVLPSSSSNSVSNNSNNNIVTANSNNASASGGSSSSTSSSNNTPNNNNNNNNNNNDLSDDRSSTRSSTSNENDSSSSSSPAGGAVMLPAGWSMQLAPNGRVFFIDHNERKTSWVDPRTGRASPMPNSGGGGSGGGGGGAGGSSGGSGSDAHKPEDGLAPLPEGWEERVHTDGRIFFIDHNTRTTQWEDPRLSIPNIAGQAVPYSRDYKRKYEYLKTQLRKPQNVPNKIEIKVRRASILEDSYRIINSITKVDLLKTKLWIEFEGEAGLDYGGLAREWFYLLSKEMFNPYYGLFEYSAMDNYTLQINPFSGLCNEDHLHYFRFIGRVAGMAVYHGKLLDAFFIRPFYKMMLQKAIELKDMESVDMEYYNSLLWIKENDPSELALTFCLDEETFGYTSQRELKPNGAEIEVTNENKDEYIRLVIQWRFVSRVQDQMQAFLDGFGSLVPLNLLKIFDENELELLMCGIQSIDVKDWKRNTLYKGDYYPNHVIVQWFWRAVLSFSNEMRARLLQFVTGTSRVPMNGFKELYGSNGPQMFTIEKWGTPENYPRAHTCFNRLDLPPYESYLQLKDRLVKAVEGSQGFAGVD encoded by the exons ATGCTTAG TGCCCGGTCGAAAGTTCGAGGATTCCTAGATCTCTACCACTCTTACATACAGGATCAGAGCACCTGCAACGAGACTGACTGGGAGTTGATTGACTCCACCCGCTCGGAACCTACG CTGGCCGCCCAGGAGACGGATGGTGGCGATAGTCCCCGCGTAGCCGACACACTGCCGACTGGCTGGGAGGAGCGACAAGATGCGAACGGGCGCACCTACTACGTCAATCatgtcgctcgctcgacgcAATGGGAGCGTCCGACGGCGAT ctCATCGCAAGCAACGGCCGAGAACGACATGGATGTGGCCTTCCAGCGGCGAGTACATATTAGCGTAGATGATAACGTAACG ATGCGCAGCTGCGGCACCGACGGATGCGGTAGCTCCGCCTCATCTTCCACCGTCAGCTTGATCACTGAAAGAGAAGTGCAGCCAGGCAATGCCACTGAGCAGGATGTGGTGCTGCGTCGCGAGTCCGCGACGACACGCCAACGGCCAAACGTGGCAGCTGGCTGTCCGCCGCTGCTCCCGGCCGCGCTCGTTCGCCGCTCGACACGACCTGCATCTACCCCGCATGGTGCCCTACTCGATCGGAGCAG TCGCTATCGGCGAGCCACCACCGCGAGTTTAGCCATTCCAATTCCGTTTCCCGGCGGTTCCAGGCCGCCCCGGATAGGCATCGAGTGTGCAGGGCTGCCCCGATGTATCGAAAAAGTTCAG GAAGGAGAGAATGGTACGCAAGGACAGTCGGGGCACGGAAACGCAGATGGTCGTTCGTCCAGCCGATCGTCACTGGGTAGCGCTAGTAGCCTTCGACTGGCAGCAGCGCAGCCCCAGCGCACCGAGGGAGGACCAGAaccagacgacgacgtcgtagatggtggtgtcggtgtggtGCAGCGAACTGCTGTACTGCcgtccagtagcagcaacagcgtgagcaacaacagcaataacaacatcGTCACTGCGAACAGTAACAACGCTAGCGctagcggtggcagcagtagtagcaccagcagcagcaacaacacccccaacaacaacaataacaacaacaataacaacaatgaCCTGAGTGATGACCGGTCCTCGACACGCTCGTCCACGTCGAACGAGAACGATTCGTCGTCGAGCAGCAGTCCGGCGGGTGGGGCAGTCATGCTGCCGGCCGGCTGGTCCATGCAGCTCGCTCCGAACGGGCGCGTCTTCTTCATTGACCACAACGAGCGGAAAACTTCGTGGGTCGATCCGCGCACCGGCCGTGCAAGCCCAATGCCCaacagtggtggcggtggtagcggtggtggtggtggtggagccggCGGCAGTTCCGGTGGTTCGGGGAGCGATGCGCACAAACCGGAGGACGGTCTCGCCCCGTTACCCGAGGGCTGGGAGGAGCGGGTGCATACGGATGGGCGTATCTTCTTCATCGATCACA ACACGCGTACCACTCAATGGGAGGATCCACGACTTTCGATACCGAACATAGCGGGCCAGGCCGTACCGTACTCGAGGGACTATAAGCGGAAGTACGAATATCTCAAAACACAGCTGCGAAAACCG caaaatGTGCCGAACAAGATCGAAATCAAGGTACGGCGGGCCTCGATACTGGAGGACTCGTACCGGATCATTAACTCCATCACCAAGGTGGATCTACTGAAGACGAAGCTGTGGATAGAGTTCGAAGGCGAGGCGGGCTTAGATTATGGTGGTTTAGCCCGCGAATGGTTCTACCTGCTGTCGAAGGAGATGTTCAACCCGTACTACGGTCTGTTTGAGTACTCGGCCATGGACAACTACACCCTGCAGATCAACCCGTTCAGCGGCCTATGCAACGAGGATCATCTGCATTACTTCCG gttcATTGGCCGGGTGGCCGGTATGGCCGTATATCATGGCAAGCTGCTGGACGCGTTCTTCATTCGGCCGTTCTACAAAATGATGCTGCAAAAGGCGATCGAGCTGAAGGACATGGAGTCGGTTGACATGGAGTACTACAACTCGTTGCTGTGGATCAAGGAGAACGACCCCAGTGAGCTGGCGCTGACATTCTGCCTGGACGAGGAAACGTTCGGCTACACGAGCCAACGAGAACTGAAGCCGAACGGGGCCGAGATCGAAGTGACGAACGAGAACAAGGACGAGTACATACGGCTCGTCATCCAGTGGCGGTTCGTGTCGCGCGTTCAGGACCAGATGCAGGCTTTCCTCGATGGCTTCGGCTCGCTCGTGCCACTCAACCTGCTCAAGATCTTCGATGAGAacgagctcgagctgctgaTGTGCGGTATCCAGAGTATTGACGTGAAGGACTGGAAGCGCAACACGCTGTACAAGGGCGACTACTATCCGAATCACGTGATCGTACAGTGGTTCTGGCGCGCCGTCCTCTCCTTTTCGAACGAAATGCGTGCCCGACTGCTACAGTTCGTCACGGGCACCTCGCGCGTACCGATGAACGGCTTCAAGGAGCTGTACGGTTCGAACGGGCCGCAAATGTTCACCATCGAGAAGTGGGGCACCCCCGAAAACTATCCCCGTGCGCACACATG CTTCAATCGACTTGATCTACCGCCATATGAAAGCTACCTGCAGCTGAAGGATCGTCTGGTGAAGGCAGTGGAAGGCAGCCAGGGCTTTGCCGGTGTGGACTGA